Proteins co-encoded in one Candidatus Angelobacter sp. genomic window:
- a CDS encoding sugar transferase yields the protein MTETTVKRGPKSWDLKTGGWLLIDGVLAFVAMYSAYAFSPYFYTLVQSGRTPHLGQLRAAVAFAALIGVTSHIFGLHNPLLPRNFWPMIVRSLGSTLLAMGALALLVFAVLYQRIGRFILMQAVIYTPVLMALARVLIWRQSEQRRQRLLLVGAGRAGKLVRSLVRQSGLPFEVVAFVDNKPELIGQRIDNNTVLGAQQSLKEHCLDLQIDEVVTCIGGRISDDSMRQLMECLGLGVRVSDFANFVERNFFQVPVEDIRGEWFLQADLELTHPLYLGVKRGIDIATALAGLVLASPFVLLAAIAIKLESRGPVFYSQVRAGLHNQPFKIWKLRSMRADAEKDGPQWAEGADRRATRVGMVLRRTRLDEAPQFWNILRGEMSIVGPRPERPEFVEKLAAEIPFYNQRHLVKPGLTGWAQINYPYGASTDDALNKLKYDLYYIKHSSPGLDLQIILRTLGAMMKGSR from the coding sequence ATGACTGAGACCACGGTCAAACGCGGCCCGAAAAGCTGGGACCTGAAAACCGGCGGCTGGCTGCTCATTGACGGGGTGCTGGCGTTCGTGGCGATGTATTCGGCGTACGCCTTTTCACCCTACTTCTACACGCTGGTGCAATCGGGCCGCACACCGCACCTCGGACAATTGCGGGCCGCGGTGGCCTTCGCCGCGTTGATCGGCGTGACCAGCCATATCTTCGGCCTGCACAATCCGCTTCTGCCCCGGAATTTCTGGCCGATGATCGTCCGCTCGCTCGGCTCGACGCTGCTGGCGATGGGCGCGCTCGCGCTGCTCGTGTTCGCGGTTTTGTACCAGCGCATCGGACGGTTCATCCTGATGCAGGCGGTCATTTATACGCCGGTGCTGATGGCGCTGGCGCGGGTGCTCATCTGGCGGCAGTCCGAGCAGCGCCGGCAACGACTGCTGCTGGTGGGCGCGGGCCGCGCCGGAAAACTGGTGCGGTCGCTCGTCCGCCAGTCCGGCCTGCCGTTCGAGGTGGTGGCGTTCGTGGACAACAAACCGGAACTCATCGGGCAGCGCATTGACAACAACACCGTGCTCGGCGCGCAACAGTCGTTGAAGGAACATTGTCTCGATCTGCAGATTGACGAGGTGGTCACCTGCATCGGCGGCAGGATTTCCGACGACTCCATGCGGCAGTTGATGGAGTGCCTCGGCCTGGGGGTGCGCGTGAGCGATTTCGCAAACTTCGTCGAGCGCAATTTTTTCCAGGTGCCGGTCGAGGACATCCGCGGCGAATGGTTTTTGCAGGCGGACCTGGAGCTGACGCACCCGCTGTATCTGGGCGTGAAGCGCGGGATCGACATCGCAACCGCCCTCGCCGGACTGGTGCTGGCGAGCCCGTTCGTTCTGCTCGCGGCCATCGCGATCAAGCTGGAAAGCCGCGGCCCGGTCTTCTATTCGCAGGTCCGCGCCGGCCTGCACAATCAACCGTTCAAAATCTGGAAGCTGCGCTCGATGCGCGCGGACGCCGAGAAGGACGGTCCGCAATGGGCGGAGGGGGCCGACCGCCGCGCGACGCGCGTGGGAATGGTCCTGCGCCGGACGCGGCTGGACGAGGCGCCGCAGTTCTGGAACATCCTGCGCGGCGAGATGTCCATCGTCGGACCGCGGCCGGAGCGGCCGGAGTTTGTGGAAAAGCTCGCCGCCGAGATTCCGTTTTACAATCAGCGGCATCTGGTGAAGCCGGGCCTGACGGGCTGGGCGCAGATCAATTATCCGTACGGCGCGAGCACGGACGACGCCCTGAACAAGCTCAAGTATGATCTGTATTACATCAAACATTCATCGCCGGGGCTGGATCTGCAGATCATTTTGCGCACCCTCGGCGCAATGATGAAAGGCTCGCGCTGA